The DNA region AAGTGTGTTCCTTTCCTCCTGCTCTGAAGTGACATCCTGAAAACAGTTCAGTCCGTTCACCTGCCGGTACAGATTCGCCTTCGATATCTGCAGGAACTGTGAAAGTTATAAAGTAGACGGTCCTGTTTCTTACATTTGACCGTTCTATTCTGAAGTTTTCACCGGTATATCCGTTTCCGTAAACCGGCACTGTTCCGTCTTTTGTCTCTATCACCGCAGGCGGTGCATCAGGCTTATCGTCACACTGGTCCAGCATCAGCGTATCAGCGTTCTGATCTGTTATCAGGCAGGTCTGGGAGGAACGTATGTCAACATGAAAGGTAAACTTCGTGCGGTACAGATAAAACCTGACTCCGTCATGGATCTCTTCTTTTTCCACGCGGCTTTCCTCAGAAAACAGTTCGCAGTCTTCACGTGCTGTGAATGTCCCGTTTGTTGAGTTCTGGTCACATAGAAAGTATCGTCCGTTTTCAAAAGTTATCGAAGCATGTATACCCGATATCTCAGCGATGTCCGGAAGCGAAAGATCATTTCCTTCCTGTACGGAACGCCTGCCGATATAGAACGGGAAGTGGTCAATGATGAAAGCGGTGCCGCTTTCGTCAGTAAGATAGGCCTTTTCATCATCTTCGTGAATAAGAGATGCTTTCTGCCTTCGCCTCGCTTCGCTGTCCGTAAGTTCGGTTTTCTGAGTATCCCCTTCAGGCTCCGATTTTCTGAAATGTCCGAAAAGTTTCATTCATACCCTCCTCTCATAT from Ruminococcus sp. HUN007 includes:
- a CDS encoding FHA domain-containing protein, translating into MKLFGHFRKSEPEGDTQKTELTDSEARRRQKASLIHEDDEKAYLTDESGTAFIIDHFPFYIGRRSVQEGNDLSLPDIAEISGIHASITFENGRYFLCDQNSTNGTFTAREDCELFSEESRVEKEEIHDGVRFYLYRTKFTFHVDIRSSQTCLITDQNADTLMLDQCDDKPDAPPAVIETKDGTVPVYGNGYTGENFRIERSNVRNRTVYFITFTVPADIEGESVPAGERTELFSGCHFRAGGKEHTFIIR